The Symbiobacterium terraclitae genomic sequence TTTTGGCGGGTGGGCGTTCCCCACCCGCTAGGACCTGGCGGACAGGAGAGTCACGATGAGGATCAAGAGAAGCGTGAGGCAGAACAAGTACTCTCAACTCGCCCATGCGAACACCTCCTCTCCTCTCAACGCGGCGTCGCCATATCTGCACAAGGAGAGACCCGTGCAGTGGTTCACGGGTCTCTCCCGTTCCTGAGGCTACTCGCGGTCCACTTGCTCGATCCGCTCACTGGACTGCCGCGTGCGGCGCAAGGCGCTGCGCCGCGCCCAGTGAACCGCCGTTCCCACCGCGCCTGCGGTGATGCAGAAGCCCACGATGAGCACGGCCATGCCCACCTGACCCTCGGGCCCATCGGGTTCTTCGGGTTCAGCGGACGCCCCCTCGTCATCGCCGCTGGAGGTGTCCGGCGGCGTCTCCGCCTGAGCCCCGGGCTCCTCGCTCTGCGCTACGCGCGCCAGGGCGGAGTCCAACAGCCCGTCCAGCTGCGCCGGACTCAGGGCGGCCCCGGCATTGGCGGCCACCCACTCACGGGCCGCCTCCGTCGAGTCGAACGACCGGGGCATCGCGGCCGCCAGGAACGCGGCGATCGCCTCCTGGGTCCGGGCCTGCCACGGATGGCCCTCAAGCGCGGTCTCCATCCAGGGGCGCCAGGTGAGCAGGTGCTCCGGCAGCGCCGGGTCGCCGCCGAACCGGACCGCAGTGCGCAGCATCTGCGCCAGCCGCTCCTCGCTGCGCAGGACCATGACCGGGCGCGGCTCGGCGTACTCCCAGCCCACAGCCGAGTCCTGCAGGAGCTCCAGGTACAGGTCGCGGACCGCAACATCATCCGGATGGTCAGCCAGATACGACTCGACCGCAGCCGTCAGGTCGGGCAGCAGGGCCTCGGCAGCCACGTTCGCCGCCAAGTCCCCGCGCAGGGGGGTATCGGTTCCGACCAGGGCCCAGGTGCCGCTCAGGGCTCGCAGCAGTCTCTCCCGGTCAGCGAGCCCCGCGTCCAACATGGCCCGGATCTCGCGGTCGGTGTCCGGCCAGTACGGGTTCTCCATCACCAGGTGCAGGTCGAAGTCCGGCTCCACGTCCTCCCAGACCCAACGCAGGGCTCCGTCCTCGAGGGTCCAGCCCGGCGTGGTGCCGTGCAGTCTGCCGTCGGCGCGGACGTCCTCTGCGCGGATCGGCTTATCCAACGTCACCACGGCCTCCGCCCGGCCGATGGTACCTGCCCAGTAGGCGCCGGTGCGCAGAACGTAGGACACCCAGAAGGGGGCGTCGTGTGTCCTGCCGTAGGGAAAGACCGGCATCCAGTAGCTGACCACCATCTCCAGCGGCTGGCCGGCCCGGAAGCTGACCGGGTAGACCGCCCAGTCCGCCGGGTCCGCGTCCGGGTTCCGCTTGCCGTACTCAGACTTCCGGATCTCCACGGGCACCTCCTGGCCGTCCACCTCCACCCGCAGGTCCTGGATGTGCCCGCCGAAGATGGACTGCTCAGGGTCGATGACGAACAGGGGGAAGCCCACCAACATCTCCTCGTCGACCTCGGGCTCGAAGCGGAACCAGATGCGGAACTCGCCCACCGCGTTCCAGGTGTAGTAGGGCACCTCGCTCAGGTGGCGGCTCAGGTGGATCTCGATGCGCTCCTCCGCCATCCGGACAGTGGTGGAGTCGATGGGCGTCACGCCCGGTCCCGCCGTCGCCATCGGCGCACTGTCAGCCAGTGCGCGGGGCGCCAGGGCGAGCAGGAGGAGCAGCACGATCGCCAGGCGGCGCAAGTCAAACATCTCCTTCTACACGTGATACCGATGCCGCTAGATGGACGCTCCCGATCCTACATGCGTTCCACAGGATACAGCCAGCCTGCCGGGCGGGGACCGCGCTACGTATCCGTCGGCTCCCTTCGCCGGTCGAACTGGCGCGCACGCCGCCGGGAACTGCGCCATGCCCAGAGCGTCGCCGTGCCGGTCGCACCGAGCGTCAGGCAGAGCCCGACGATCATCATCGCCACGCCACCCGTCGGCTCAGCCGCTCCGCCGGTCGTGGGTTCCTTCGCCTCACCTGCGGCTGCCACGATGGCCGTGGCGCCGCCCTCCGCCTCCTTTGCCGGCGCGGGGAGGCGCACCCGCTCCATGGCCAGCGTCCGCAACGCCGCGGCCTGGTCGGTCGGGAGCGCGTTGCCGGCGTTCGTCGTCACCCACTTCTCGGCGTCGGCGGCCGTGGCGAAAGACGGGGGCATCACGGCGGCGAGGAAGGTGGCGATTGCCTCCTGCGTCTCGGCCTGCCACGGGTAGTCCGTGAGCCCGGGCTGGGTCCAGGGGCGCCAGGCGTGCAGGTATCCCGGCAGTTCGCCCCCGGAGGCAAAGCGAGCCAGCTCGGCCAGGGCGTACGCCAGCCGCTCTTCGCTCAGCAGCGTCAACACCCAGTCCAGGGCCTGTGCGTCGTACCGCCACACCACAGCCGAGTCCTGCAATAGCGCGAGATAATTCTCACGCACCGTGATGTCCTCCGGCTGATCCGCCATGTACGACGTGGCCGCGGCAAGAACATCTGGCAGCAGTGCCTCAGCGGCCTCCTGCGATGTCAGGCCATCCCGCAGGGGGACCGGATCGCCAGACAGGCTGCCCTCGAAGAGTACCCTGGTGGCATGCATCGCCTGCAGGACCCCGTCCCGGTCGGCAACCCCTGCGTCCAGCATGGCGCGTGTGTCGCGATACGTGTCCAGCCAGTACGGGTTCTCCATCAGCAGGTGCAGGTCGAAGTCGGGCTCCACGTCCTCCCAGACCCAGCGCAGGGCCCCTTCCTCCAGCGTCCAGCCGGGGGTCGTGCTGCGCCAGTCCCCGTCGCGGGTGAGGAGGTCCTCTGCGCGGATTGGCGTATCCATGGTCACCACGGCCTCGGCCCGTCCGATCGTACCGGCCCAGTATGCGCCGGTGCGCAGCACGTACGATACCCAGAACGCCGCGGCGAGTCCCTTTCCATAGGGGACCACCGGCATCCGGTAGCTGACCACCATCTCCAGCGGCTGGCCGGCCCGGAAGCTGACGGGAAAGACCGCCCAGTCCGCAGGGTCGGCGTCCAGGTTCTCCTTGCCGTAGGCCGACTCCCGGATCTCCACGGGGACGTCCCGGCCGTCGACCTCGACCCGCAGATCCTCAACCCGGGCGCCATAGACGGAGCGGTCCGGAGCGAAGAAGCTCAGGGGGAAGCCCACCGTCATCTCCTCGTCCACCTCTGGCTCGAACCGGAACCAGATGCGGAACTCGCCCACCGCCGTCCATCCGTAGCGGGACGGGTCGCTGAGGTCGCGGCTTAGGTGGATCTCGATGCGCTCCTCGGCCAGCCGGACAGTGGTCGAGCCCATGGGCTCCACGCCCGGCCCCACGGATGCCAGCGGCGCACTGTTGCCCAGCGCCCGGGGCGCCAGGGCGAGCAGCAGGAGCAGCACGATCGCCAGGCGGCGCACGTCCAACATCCCCTTTTTCACATCGTACCGCCGTTGCCTGGTTGACGATACCGATCTGCGTGGACTTGTCGAGGGGAGCGGTCAGCCCCGTGCACGGCAGGTGCCCCGCCGCCGCACGCCGGCCACTGCCGCGACCGCACACACCAGTAGTACGAATTCTCCCGCAGAGCCGATCAGGCCTGCTCGGCCGTCCCGGCCGGCGTCCGCGCTGTCCATTCCGGGGCCCACGGCGTCCTCAGCCGCTCCCGGGTCCGGCGTCGCGGTGTCGACGGCCGCCGCATGTGCCGGTGACGCCTGAGATCCCGGCGGTGCGGGCCTTGCCTGTGCGGCTGGCGCGGCCGGCGCTGCCTCCGTCGGGAGGACGCGTCCCACCGCAAGGGCGACCAGCCGGTCGACCTGCCCGGGTGCCAGGGCGCCTCCGATGTTGGCCGCCACCCACTCCCGGGCCTCAGACTCGGAACCGAACGACTCGGGCATCACCGCCGCCAGGAAGGAGGTAATCGCCTCCTGCGCCCCGGGGCTCCACCGGTAGCCCTCCAGCGCGTAATGGAGCCACGGGCGCCAGGTACTCAGGTACGACCCTCCGGGGTGTTCCGCCAGATACGACTCGACCGCACCGAGCATGGCGGGCACCAGCGCCGCGGCGGCCTCTACCGGGGCGACGCCGCCGTGCAGGGGCGGGCTGCCCACCTCCCCCGCCTCCAGCAGCATGGCGATATCCCACGTGGCGGCCATGAGCTCGTCGCGGTCGTAGGTACCCGCGTCCAGCGTGGCCCGGACCTCAAGGGCCGTATCGCGCCAGTACGGGTTCTCGATCACGGCGTGCAGGTCGAAACTGGGCTCCACGTCCTCCCAGACCCAGCGCAGGGCCCCGTCTTCCAGCGTCCAGCCGGGGGTCGTGACGCGCCCGCGGTGCTCCTGCACCCGGACGTCCCCCTCCTGGATGGGCCTGTCCATGGTCAGCACCGCCTCCGCCCGGCCGATCGTTCCGGCCCAGTAAGCACCGGTGCGCAGGACGTAGGAGACCCAGAACGGACTGCCGATCTCCCTCCCCTTGCCCCACGGAGAGACCGGCATGGTGTAGCTGACCACCATCTCCAGCGGCTCACCGGCCCGGAAGGTCACCGGGAAGACCGCCCATTGCGGCTGATCGGTGTACGGGTAGTACGCTTCCGGTGGGGACTGCCTGACCTCGGTGGCCACCTCCCGACCGTCGACCGCCACCCGCAGGTTCTGGATGTGCTCCCCGTAGATGTGCTGGTCAGGATCGTAGATGAGGAGCGGGAAGCCGACCGTCATCGCCTCGTCGGCCTCGGGCTCGAACCGGAACCAGATGCGGTACTCGCCCACTGCCTCGCGCCTGAAGTAGGGATACCGGCTCAGGTCGCGGCGCAGGTGGATCTCTATGCGCTCCTCCGCCAGGCGGACAGTCGTCGAGTCCAGGGGCTCCACGTGCGGCCCCACCGCCGCCATGGGCACGGTGTCTCCCAGGCAGGGCGAGGCAGAGGTGAGAAGGACGAGGAGGACGAGCAGGATGCGCCGCAGCGCCAACACCCCCTTCTGCCCGAGATGATACGGTGGCGAAGCGGATGGCTCACCCAGTCCCGGGTGTGGTGATGACCTCCGCACCAAGAGTAACGGGCGAATACTCACAAACGTTACGGAGATCGCTTCTGCCCTGAACAAGGGTCACCAGACGGGTAGTCCCCGGCACGTCACATCCCTGGCGCGGATTATCCTGGCACATGATAGGAAGGCCCGGTGCGCACACACCGGGCCCGGCGATGCTAGCGCAGCCAGAAGAACCAGGCGCCGCCACCCATGATCACGTACAGACCAGCGGGAAGGTCCGCTGGTCTGCACGTGTTCGACTACGGCTCCGCCCCGTACACCACGTGTCCCTCGATGTACGTGGCCACCACGCGGGCCCGCGCCCGGAACGGGTGGTCGCTCCACAGCACGAAGTCGGCGTCCTTCCCCGGCTCCAGCGAGCCCACCCGGTGGGTCACGCCCAGCATCTCGGCGGGGTTCAGGGTCATCGCCCGCAGGGCGCCGGCCTCGCTCATCCCCTCCCGGACCGCCAGGGCGCCCTGGATGCGGTGGTGGGCGATGGGCACGAAGGGGTGGTCCGTCATCAGCGAGACGTGGACGCCGGCCTTCTCCAGGATGCCCGGGTTGCGGAAGGTCATGTTGGCCGTCTCCACCTTGGACCGCCCGCCCAGCATCGGCCCGAGCGTCACGGGGTAGCCCGCCTCCGCCAGGAAGTCGGCCACCATCCAGCCCTCGGTGCAGTGCTCGATGGACAGGTCGATGTCGAACTCCCGGGCGATGCGGACGGCCGTCACGATGTCGTCCGCCCGGTGGGCGTGGAGCCTGAGCGGCACCGCGCGCTCGAGCACGCGGCGGGCCAGCTCCAGTCCCAGGTCCCTTCCTTTTTCCGGGTCGTACTCACGGGCCCGGGCCAGATACTGGCGGATGACCGCCGCCACACCCATGCGGCTGGCCGGCATCCGCTTGTGGTTCTGCCCGTGCAGCCGCTTCGGGTTCTCGCCCAGGGCTCCCTTCAGGCCGGACGGCTGCCGGAGCACCATCTCGTCCGCCGTGCGGCCCCGCGTCTTGATGACCACCATCTCCCCGCCGATGGGATTGCCAGACCCGGGCAGCGTCTGCACGGTCGTCACCCCGGCGGAGCGGGCGTCCGCGAAGGAGACGTGGAACGGGTTGATGGCGTCCAGCGCGCGGACCTGCGCCGTGGTGTTGGCGGTCCACTCGTTGCCGTCGTAGGCGGGCGGGCCGTCGCCCTCGCCCCAGAGGCCCACGTGGGTGTGCGGGTCGACGAAGCCCGGCAGCAGGTGCAGCCCCCGGGCGTCGATGACCCGGGCGTCGGACGGGACCTCCACCCGCCCCACGGCCAGGATCTTCCCGTCCCCGACCAGGAGGGCGGCCCCCTCCATCGGCGGGCTGCTGATGGGGTAGACCGTCGCGCCGGTGATCGCGAGCTTGGCCATCAGCACTCCACCTCCCCGTACGGGCCGTCAGCGCTGCCGTCCCGGTAGACGATCCGGCCCTCCACCATCGTCCAGGCGACCCTGGTCGTCAGCTCCAGCGGGTCGCCGTCCCAGAGCACGAGGTCGGCATCCAGCCCAGGGGCGATGGCCCCGACCCGGTCGGCCACGCCCAGGATCTGCGCCGGCGTCAGCGTCACCGCCCGCAGCGCCTCCTCGGGGGTCAATCCCTCCCGCACCGCCAGGGCAGCGGCGATGTTCAGATAGGGCTCCGGCAGCTCCGGGTGGCCGGTGACGATGGCCGTCGGAACTCCCTGCCGGTGCAGCGCCAGCGGCAGGTGGAAGCCGACTTCCCGGGTCTCCTGGCGCCCGCGGGCCGCCAGCGACGGCCCCGCCGCCACGGTCGCGCCGGCCTCGGCGATGAGGTCCGCCACCAGAAAAGCCTCGGTCGCCCCCAGCAGAGTGATGCGGATGCCGAACTCCCGGCCGATCCGCAGCGCCGTGGCGATGTCGTCGGCGCGGTGGGCCTGCACCAGCAGCGGCAGCTCGCCCCGCAGCACCGGGAGCAGCGCCTCGCAGCGCAGGTCACGCTCCTTTTCCGGCCGGTACTCCTGGGCCTTGACCAGGGCCTCCCGCAGCACGGCGGCGACGCCCATGCGCGTCGCGGGCATCCGCTTCTCGCTGCCGTGGGTGGCCTTGGGCCGCTCGCCCAGGCTTGCGGCGATGCCGGTCGGACGGCGGAGCACCAGGTCGTCGGCCGCCACGGCCCGCCGCAGCTTGACAGCCAGCGCCTCCCCCGCCAGCACATTGCCGCCCCGGGGCACCACGTGCACGGTGGTCACCCCGCCGGACCGGGCCTCCGCAATCCCCCGGTCAAAGGGGTAGATCCCGTCCAGCGCGCGCACGTGGGCGGTGTTGGGGTCTGTGGTCTCCTCGGCGTCGTTGCCTGCCCAGCCGAGCCCCTCGTTGATCAGACCCAGGTGGCTGAACGCGTCCACCAGGCCGGGGGTGAGGGTCCGCCCCCCGGCGTCGATGACCTCCACTCCGTCGGGAACGGCGACCCGGGCCCCGACTGCGGCGATCCTGCCCTGGTCGTCCACCAGGACGGTGCCGGACTCGATCACCCCGTCAGCGACGGTCAGGATCCGGGCGTTGCTGATTGCGCGCACCACGCTCCTCCTCTCGTGCAGCACGTGGTGTATTGATTCTTCGTGGGGTTAACCGTCCCTTCCGCCGTCCCCGAGGTCAAGGGTCGCGCCGGGCGGACCGTCAAGCTGTGCGCCGGCGAGGAGAAGTGCCTCCCGCCGGCGCGAAGCATGGCTCAAGGACCGTGCCAGGCGCCTATCCAGGCGGCACGTTCAACTCCGAGCGTATCAGGGCACGCTGGTGCTCCAGCAGGTCGATCGCCCGCCCGCTGATCTCGTCCAGCTCTTCGTACAGCCTCCTCGCCTCCGGCGAACCGGCTGCGGCATGCTGCATGATCTGCTCCACCACCTGCCGCCGCTCGTGCCCCAGCCGGCGAAGCTCCTCGCCAACCCGTTCCAGATGTTGATGCTCCACAGTCGCACTCCTCGCTTCCGTGCTGTCGTTCCGGTCGGGCGCCCGCAGACACCGACTCCGGTGCTAGTGTGAGCCGACGCTCCCGGCGCGATAGCTGGAAAAGGCCAAGGCGGCAGCGCCGCCTACCCTGCGCTCCGAACCTCAACCCGCTCGTGCCCCCGCGCCATCAGGACGGTCCCCACGACCGCCGTCAGCACCAGCACCACGCCGCTGGCCTGGAAGACGGCCGGGGTGCCGAAGGGCTCCATGACCCAGCCGCTCACCAGGAAGGAGACAGGCTGCAGGCCAACGATCCCCAGGTGCTGCAGACTGAGGACACGCCCGAGCAGATGCGGCGGTGCGTAAACCTGTATGGCCGTTGCCGCCACCACGTTAAGAATGCCCAGCCATAGCCCCGCGCCGGCCAGAACGGCCATCACCGCCACCGCGTGCGGAATCCAGCCGATGGCCGTCCACAGCGCGCCCGCGACCAACCCCAGGGCCATGATCCGGGCGACCTGGCGGCCGTTCCGGCCGAAGGCGCCGCCGAGCACCGCCCCCACGATCTGGCCCAGGCCCGAACTGGCCATCAGAAGGCCCAACCCGCTGGGGTCCATTCCCCGGTCTGCTGCCAGGGCGGGCAGACCCACCTGCAGCGGACCCGGCACGGCAAGGTTCAGCACAGCCGCCAGGGCAATGCAGCCCTGGAGAACGCGGTTGGTCCAGACAACCGCCAGCCCTTCCGCAAAAGCACGGAAGGCGCCTGATGGCTCGGTGCGCTCGGCAGCCTCCCTGCGGCGCGGGAGCAGATGCGCGGCGGCGGCACACAGGGCACATGCTCCGGCCACGACCACGACGGTGGTGGACGTTCCGGCCGCCGTTATCAGTCCTCCGGCCAGCGCCGGCCCGAGGAAGAACGAGAGCATCAGGACGACATGGTTTGCGGCGTTGGCCTGCTGCAGGAACCCGGCCTCGACCAGGTCAGGCAGGATCGACGTGGATGCCGGGATGTACAGCGCAGTCACAAGTCCCATTCCCAGGGCCACAAGCGCGAGGTGGCCCAGCGTGAGCCCTCCTGCCCGCAGCAACAGGGCCACCGGCACCAGGAGCAGGGCAAAGGCGTAACCCGTGCCGATGACGAGGTTCCGGGGGTGGAGGCGGTCCGCCAGGACCCCACCCACAGGCAGCAGCACGGCGCGGGGAATCGTGGTCATCATGAGGAGGGTGCCCAGCGCCAGCGTGGACCCCGTGAGGTCCAGCACGAGCCAGGACTGCAGCACAGTGTAGATCTGGACGCTCACCATCGCGACCATCTTCGCAGCCAGGAGAATCAACAGGTGCTTTGAACGTGTCCACCGGGTCAGGGCGCCCATCGCATCACTCACCTCTCACACGATCTGAACACCGGCAGCGATAGAACGCCTTCATCTACAATCGCAGCTACAAAGTATCTTATCTATTTGCACGTTTTGTTGGATGCCAGTGGCAGGTGGGCTGCCCAGCGCTTACCGCTGCCATTCTGCACGCGTCACTGAATGTGTGACGTGCGGCGGCTCCCATCCCCCGTCAACCGCAGCGCACCAGACGGCATAACAGGAAGGCCTTCTCCGTCGACAGAAATAGCGGCGGTGTCAGGAATGGGCCTGCCTGCCGGAGATGACGAGACTGGAGGAGGAAGCCCGCTGTGTTCCGGGTGGAAGGCGAACTCGTGGGCAACTGCCCCGGCGCGGCCGTGTTCCAGGTCGGGGCGTTTCCGGGCCCCCGCATCGCAGGGCAGCCCGCTGCAATGGTGACACTGGGCTGCACCGGGCACTTCAGCTTTGACGTTCCCGACGGGTCCTGGTACGTCCACGCCGTGGGCGGCATCGCCGACGACAGGGGGATCCTGAACGGGCTGGGCTGGGGCAGCCACGGGGGCATCTACGGCTTCGGCCGCCCCGTCACGCCGGGAGAGCCGGTGCGTATCCACGTCAGCCCCCTCTGGCGCGACCTGACCCACCTCCCGCTCATCCGCGGGGCGATGCTCTCCGACGACCAGTGGCAGGCCATCCACCGCGCGATGGCCCGCCTGCACGAGGATCTGGGCAGCAACATCGAGGGCGACCTGGACCGGGCCGCCTCCCTGGCCCGGACGCGGCTGAGCGCGCTGTTCCGGCGGGGCGTGGGCGTCACCATGGAGGAGTACCGCACGCGCGCCCGGCTCGAGGCCGCCAAGGCCCTGCTGGTCCTCTCGGACGCTGCCGTCCACGACATCGCACTGGAGGTCGGCTACAGCACCCCGGCACAGCTCCGCCGCATGTTCCTGCGCTACCTGGGCGTCACGCCGGGTGAGTTCCGGCGCCAGGCGCAGGCCGTGTCGGAGGCCTGGCAAGGGGCAGACGGACAGTCAGGAGCCGAATCGGACGAGTCGCCGGCCGCGCGGCAGGCTGTACGCCGCTACAGCCTGACGAGCGCCCTCTCCCGCTGGCTCACGCCGCCCCGGGCGGGCACCGTGCGGGGCGAGGTGCTCTACCGGGGCGAACACTCCGGCCGGGCGCTCTACATCGGCCTCTTTCCCAACCCGGTTCCCGACGCCTACCCCGCGGCATGGACGGCCCTGCCGGCCCCAGGGCCCTTCACCCTGCGCCGCGTGCCCGAAGGGCGCTACTACGTGCTGGCCGCCTACCTCGCCGCCCGCATGCTCTACCCGGGTGACCTCTCTTCGGGATTCGCCTACGGCGGCTACGGCGACGTCGACACGACAGGCGACCTCGCGAACTGGCACCCGATGCCGGTGACGGTACGGGCCGGCGACGAGGTCGCGGGGCTGCGGATCGAGCTGGTGGACGGCGAGGCCATCCGCCGGTTCGGCGGGAACTGGCTGCGCAGCTTCCTGCCGGATGGAAGATAATGGCAGTACATGGCGAACCTCCTCGCTGGACGAGTCTTTTTAAGATATGGAGTAACCGGATTCGTCTAGGGAGGGACGCACTTGGAGGCAGTAGAGACGCAGGTGTTGGTTGCAGCCCAGCAGGACGTGGTCTGGTGGGCCTGGACCCGCGCGGAGCGCATCACGCAGTGGTTTGCGCCGGCGGCCCGCATCGAGCCGCACCCCGGAGGGGCATTCGAACTGTTCTTCAACCCGGCGGACCGCACCCGCGACTGCACGGCGGGCTGCACCTTCACCGCGGTGGAGCCCATGACCCGCCTGGGATTCACCTGGAAGGGGCCCGACCAGTTCGCCGCGGTGATGAACGACCCCGACCGCCTCACGACCGTCTCGGTGACCTTCGAGCCCGCCGAGGGCGGCACCCGAGTGACGGTGACACATACCGGCTGGGGCGAGGGCGAGGCCTGGGCCGAGGCCCGGAACTGGCACGTCATGGCCTGGCGGCACGTCCTGGACAGCCTGAAGGGCGCGCTGGAGTCCGGCAAGGGCGACCTCTGCTGCGCCCCGCCTGAGCACGCCGACGACTAGGGAGTGTACCAAATGCGCCGGCGGGGGATCCCCCCGCCGGCGCAACCTGTTCCTATGGCATGCTACTCGACGACCAGCGGGAAGCGGGCGGTGAGCTCCTGCACCTCCGCCTTCACCCGCTCCAGGACGGCCTCGTCGCTGCGGTGCGTGATCGCCCGGTCGATCAGGTCGGCGATCTGCACCATCTCGGCCTCCTTGAGCCCCCGGGTCGTCATGGCCGGGGTGCCGATGCGGATGCCGCTGGTGACCATCGGCTTCTCCGGGTCGTTGGGGATGGCGTTCTTGTTCACCGTGATCGACACCCGGTCGAGCAGCTTCTCGGCGTCGCGGCCCGTGATCCCCTTGGGCCGCAGGTCCACCAGCATCAGGTGGTTGTCCGTGCCGCCGGTGACCAGCCGGTAGCCCCGCTCGACGAGGGCGGCCGCCAGGGCCTTGGCGTTCTTGACCACCTGGCCGCAGTACTCCTTGTAGGCCGGGTCGGAGAGCTGCTTGAACGCCACGGCCTTCGCGGCGACGATGTGCATCAGCGGGCCGCCCTGGATGCCCGGGAAGACCGCCTTGTCGATGTCCTTGGCGAACTCCTGCTTGCACAGGATGGCGCCGCCCCGCGGGCCCCGCAGGGTCTTGTGGGTGGTGGTGGTGACGATGTGGGCGTGCTCCACCGGGTTCGGGTAGTAGCCCGTGGCCGCCAG encodes the following:
- a CDS encoding amidohydrolase; the encoded protein is MAKLAITGATVYPISSPPMEGAALLVGDGKILAVGRVEVPSDARVIDARGLHLLPGFVDPHTHVGLWGEGDGPPAYDGNEWTANTTAQVRALDAINPFHVSFADARSAGVTTVQTLPGSGNPIGGEMVVIKTRGRTADEMVLRQPSGLKGALGENPKRLHGQNHKRMPASRMGVAAVIRQYLARAREYDPEKGRDLGLELARRVLERAVPLRLHAHRADDIVTAVRIAREFDIDLSIEHCTEGWMVADFLAEAGYPVTLGPMLGGRSKVETANMTFRNPGILEKAGVHVSLMTDHPFVPIAHHRIQGALAVREGMSEAGALRAMTLNPAEMLGVTHRVGSLEPGKDADFVLWSDHPFRARARVVATYIEGHVVYGAEP
- a CDS encoding amidohydrolase gives rise to the protein MRAISNARILTVADGVIESGTVLVDDQGRIAAVGARVAVPDGVEVIDAGGRTLTPGLVDAFSHLGLINEGLGWAGNDAEETTDPNTAHVRALDGIYPFDRGIAEARSGGVTTVHVVPRGGNVLAGEALAVKLRRAVAADDLVLRRPTGIAASLGERPKATHGSEKRMPATRMGVAAVLREALVKAQEYRPEKERDLRCEALLPVLRGELPLLVQAHRADDIATALRIGREFGIRITLLGATEAFLVADLIAEAGATVAAGPSLAARGRQETREVGFHLPLALHRQGVPTAIVTGHPELPEPYLNIAAALAVREGLTPEEALRAVTLTPAQILGVADRVGAIAPGLDADLVLWDGDPLELTTRVAWTMVEGRIVYRDGSADGPYGEVEC
- a CDS encoding MFS transporter; translated protein: MGALTRWTRSKHLLILLAAKMVAMVSVQIYTVLQSWLVLDLTGSTLALGTLLMMTTIPRAVLLPVGGVLADRLHPRNLVIGTGYAFALLLVPVALLLRAGGLTLGHLALVALGMGLVTALYIPASTSILPDLVEAGFLQQANAANHVVLMLSFFLGPALAGGLITAAGTSTTVVVVAGACALCAAAAHLLPRRREAAERTEPSGAFRAFAEGLAVVWTNRVLQGCIALAAVLNLAVPGPLQVGLPALAADRGMDPSGLGLLMASSGLGQIVGAVLGGAFGRNGRQVARIMALGLVAGALWTAIGWIPHAVAVMAVLAGAGLWLGILNVVAATAIQVYAPPHLLGRVLSLQHLGIVGLQPVSFLVSGWVMEPFGTPAVFQASGVVLVLTAVVGTVLMARGHERVEVRSAG
- a CDS encoding helix-turn-helix domain-containing protein; this translates as MFRVEGELVGNCPGAAVFQVGAFPGPRIAGQPAAMVTLGCTGHFSFDVPDGSWYVHAVGGIADDRGILNGLGWGSHGGIYGFGRPVTPGEPVRIHVSPLWRDLTHLPLIRGAMLSDDQWQAIHRAMARLHEDLGSNIEGDLDRAASLARTRLSALFRRGVGVTMEEYRTRARLEAAKALLVLSDAAVHDIALEVGYSTPAQLRRMFLRYLGVTPGEFRRQAQAVSEAWQGADGQSGAESDESPAARQAVRRYSLTSALSRWLTPPRAGTVRGEVLYRGEHSGRALYIGLFPNPVPDAYPAAWTALPAPGPFTLRRVPEGRYYVLAAYLAARMLYPGDLSSGFAYGGYGDVDTTGDLANWHPMPVTVRAGDEVAGLRIELVDGEAIRRFGGNWLRSFLPDGR
- a CDS encoding SRPBCC family protein, which produces MEAVETQVLVAAQQDVVWWAWTRAERITQWFAPAARIEPHPGGAFELFFNPADRTRDCTAGCTFTAVEPMTRLGFTWKGPDQFAAVMNDPDRLTTVSVTFEPAEGGTRVTVTHTGWGEGEAWAEARNWHVMAWRHVLDSLKGALESGKGDLCCAPPEHADD
- the glyA gene encoding serine hydroxymethyltransferase, producing MDALKRYDPEVYAVIQQEVQRQQRNIELIASENFVPTAVLEAAGSVLTNKYAEGYPGKRYYGGCEYVDVVENIARERLKAAFGAEHANVQPHSGANANTAVYFAFLQPGDTVLGMNLAQGGHLTHGSPVNFSGRTYNFVPYGLDPETERVNMDAVAELARQHRPKIIVAGYSAYPRVLDFKRFREIADEVGALLMVDMAHFAGLAATGYYPNPVEHAHIVTTTTHKTLRGPRGGAILCKQEFAKDIDKAVFPGIQGGPLMHIVAAKAVAFKQLSDPAYKEYCGQVVKNAKALAAALVERGYRLVTGGTDNHLMLVDLRPKGITGRDAEKLLDRVSITVNKNAIPNDPEKPMVTSGIRIGTPAMTTRGLKEAEMVQIADLIDRAITHRSDEAVLERVKAEVQELTARFPLVVE